AGCCGCAAAATCACCGGTCCTGTCATTCGACGTGGGCGGGACGGATATCAAGGCTGGTTTGGTGGACGCCCGGGGAACTGTCCTGGGCATGCGCCGCGTCCCTACGCCGCTGGATCCGGCCCGCCCCGGCGAAGCGGTCCTGGACAGGCTCGCTGAGCTTAAAGCAGAGTTGGCCTCGGAGTTTCCGGAAGCCCCCGCCAAGGCAGCAGGCATCATTGTCCCCGGGATCGTGGACTCCGTGGCCGGAGTGGGTATCTACTCCGCCAACCTCGGATGGCGTAACTTCCCGTTCAAAGCCGAAGCCGAAAAACGGCTCGGCATCCCCGTCGCGTTCGATCACGACGTCCGTTCCGCTGCGGCTGTGGAACACAGCTTCGGCGGTTCCAAAGAGTTCAACGATGTTGTGGTGATGGTGGTAGGTACCGGCATCGCAGCAGCCGTGTTCTCCGGCGGAAAGGCTGTTACCGCCGGCGGTTTCGCCGGCGAACTCGGCCACGCCCAGGTACCGGACCCCGACGCCGCCCCAGGCGCCACCGGCTCCACCATCCTGGAAGCAGTGGGCTCAGCCGGGGCCATTGCCAAGCGGTACCACCGGGCATCGGGAAACACGGTGGACGGTGCACGCGGAGTACTGCTCAGGGCAGGGGCAGGAGACTCAGTCGCTGCACGCGTTTGGGACGATGCCGTTGATGCCCTTGCTTTCACCATCTGCCAATGCGTGAACATCATTGGTACTGAAGCCGTGGTAATCGGCGGAGGCCTCGCTGAAGCCGGCGACGAACTGCTCGAGCCGCTCCGCAAACGGGTTGACGGGATCCTGGACTTCCAGCGTCGGCCCCAACTTATCCGTGCCCAGCTGGGACAGGACGCAGGCTTGCTCGGTGCGGCCCTGAATGCCCGGGCAGTGTTAGGAGGCGCACAATGAAGCGAGCCAACGTGAACCGCATTATCACCGTCACTCCCAATCCGGCCATCGACATGACCTACACGGTTCAAGGGATCACCGAGGGCTCAAGCCACCGCGTGCCAACGCCCTTGAGCCGTGCAGGCGGCAAAGGAATCAACGTAGCCCGGGTCACTCACCAACTCGGATACCCCGTGCTCGCCATTGCACCCACCGGCGGTGCGGCGGGGCAGACCCTCGCGGCTGAACTATGGACCAGCGGAGTACCGCATGCCTTGGTGGGAGTCGCCGCCGAGACCCGCCGCAGCATCGCACTGGTGGATACCGTCGCAGGAGAGACCTCCATCTTCAATGAGGAGGGCCAAGCGCTCCTTCCCGACGACTGGCGCTCACTCCGGATCGCCGTGGTTGAGGCCGTGAGCGGGAACCGAAACCTGCCGGCCTCCGTCTTGGTCGGTTCCGGAAGCCTGCCGCCGGGCGCTCCCGCGGACTTCTACCCGGAACTTGTGCGCCTGGCCCACGACGCCGGAATCCCGGCCATCATCGACACCTCCGGGCCCGGAATCATCGCTGCGGCCAAAGCCGGCGCCGACATCCTCAAACCGAATCATCACGAGCTCGCCGAAGCGACGGGGGAAACCAGCCTTGAAGCAGCGGCCCTGGCTCTGATCGACATGGGTGCCCGCATGGTCCTCGTCAGCGCCGGCGCGGACGGCATGCTTGCCTTCGACCACGCCGCCCCGGGCGGCTACTGGAGCGCCCGTCTGCCGGAAGCGCTCAGTGGCAACCCCACAGGGGCGGGCGACGCCGGTGTGGCCGCTGCCGCCGTCGCACTCGCCGAAGGCGTTACCGAGCCACGCGAAATTCTTCGCCGGGCCACTGCGTGGTCGGCCGCAGCCGTTCTCATGCCCGCCGCGGGGGAAATCTCGCCGCGGTACCAGGAACTTCAAGACCAATTGATCGTGACATGGAAGGAGACCCGGTGACCCTGGTCAATACACGGGAACTCATGGACAAGGCCGCGGCTGCGGGGACGGGCCAAGGCGCCTTCAACATCATCCACATCGAAACCGCCGAAGGCCTGGTGGCAGGGGCCGAAGCAGCCGGTGTTCCACTGATCCTGCAGATTTCCGAGAACTGCGCCAAGTACCACGGTGGACTCGAGCCCATCGCGGCGGCAGCACTGGCAATCGCCCGTTCAGCCGCGGTGC
This genomic interval from Paenarthrobacter aurescens TC1 contains the following:
- the glk gene encoding glucokinase (identified by match to protein family HMM PF00480) is translated as MGGTDIKAGLVDARGTVLGMRRVPTPLDPARPGEAVLDRLAELKAELASEFPEAPAKAAGIIVPGIVDSVAGVGIYSANLGWRNFPFKAEAEKRLGIPVAFDHDVRSAAAVEHSFGGSKEFNDVVVMVVGTGIAAAVFSGGKAVTAGGFAGELGHAQVPDPDAAPGATGSTILEAVGSAGAIAKRYHRASGNTVDGARGVLLRAGAGDSVAARVWDDAVDALAFTICQCVNIIGTEAVVIGGGLAEAGDELLEPLRKRVDGILDFQRRPQLIRAQLGQDAGLLGAALNARAVLGGAQ
- a CDS encoding sugar kinase (identified by match to protein family HMM PF00294); amino-acid sequence: MKRANVNRIITVTPNPAIDMTYTVQGITEGSSHRVPTPLSRAGGKGINVARVTHQLGYPVLAIAPTGGAAGQTLAAELWTSGVPHALVGVAAETRRSIALVDTVAGETSIFNEEGQALLPDDWRSLRIAVVEAVSGNRNLPASVLVGSGSLPPGAPADFYPELVRLAHDAGIPAIIDTSGPGIIAAAKAGADILKPNHHELAEATGETSLEAAALALIDMGARMVLVSAGADGMLAFDHAAPGGYWSARLPEALSGNPTGAGDAGVAAAAVALAEGVTEPREILRRATAWSAAAVLMPAAGEISPRYQELQDQLIVTWKETR